One part of the Desulfonema ishimotonii genome encodes these proteins:
- a CDS encoding type I-E CRISPR-associated protein Cse2/CasB, whose product MTEFQEKDKRMAALIAAYKKLPKRAQAELRRLEDYTEVPLLAAEALWKCRKEMQAADEKPYPEEVLSALLILFRDRGANGDKLAGADQRLGEQFAGNKDKMPIKPGRFKGLMAPDDLEKGFDRLRPLLRLFRHDSLNWKEVASFLNALYWHGKNPDRRNQQTLYRARKQLADAYFGTISTENR is encoded by the coding sequence GTGACAGAATTTCAGGAAAAAGACAAACGCATGGCCGCGCTGATTGCGGCATACAAGAAACTGCCCAAACGGGCGCAGGCCGAACTCCGGCGGCTGGAGGACTACACAGAAGTGCCTCTGCTGGCGGCGGAAGCGCTCTGGAAATGCAGAAAAGAGATGCAGGCTGCCGATGAAAAGCCGTATCCTGAAGAAGTGCTGTCGGCCCTGCTAATCCTCTTCAGGGACCGGGGGGCCAATGGTGATAAGCTGGCGGGAGCTGACCAAAGGCTCGGAGAGCAGTTTGCGGGGAATAAGGATAAAATGCCAATCAAACCCGGACGTTTCAAAGGACTTATGGCCCCGGACGATCTGGAAAAGGGATTTGACAGGCTCCGGCCGCTGCTGAGACTTTTCCGCCATGATTCGCTCAACTGGAAAGAGGTGGCCTCTTTTCTGAACGCGCTGTACTGGCACGGTAAAAATCCCGACAGGAGGAATCAGCAGACCCTTTACAGGGCCAGAAAGCAACTGGCGGACGCCTATTTCGGAACGATTTCCACTGAAAAC
- the aroQ gene encoding type II 3-dehydroquinate dehydratase: protein MKKIWVLHGVNLNMFGRRDPAQYGILTLAEIDARVSDLASELGCAVECYQTNHEGEMVEKIHRAHTENTDAVVINAGAWTHYSYAIADALAILTVPVIEVHMSHVHAREKFRHHSVIAPLARGQITGFGVNSYLLGLRAAWDLIGDAESCSPENVARK from the coding sequence ATGAAAAAGATATGGGTGCTGCACGGCGTAAACCTGAACATGTTCGGCAGGCGTGATCCGGCTCAGTACGGAATTCTCACACTGGCGGAGATTGACGCACGGGTTTCAGACCTGGCATCCGAACTCGGATGCGCGGTCGAATGCTATCAGACCAACCACGAGGGGGAGATGGTGGAAAAAATCCACCGGGCGCATACGGAAAATACTGACGCGGTGGTCATCAACGCGGGGGCCTGGACCCATTACAGCTACGCCATTGCGGATGCGCTTGCCATTCTGACAGTCCCGGTCATTGAGGTCCACATGTCCCACGTTCACGCACGGGAAAAATTCAGACACCATTCGGTCATCGCGCCGCTGGCAAGGGGGCAGATTACCGGATTCGGCGTCAACAGCTATTTGCTGGGGCTTCGCGCGGCGTGGGATCTGATCGGAGACGCGGAGTCATGCAGCCCGGAAAATGTCGCCCGGAAATGA
- a CDS encoding type I-E CRISPR-associated protein Cse1/CasA: MFNPIYDPFFPCRTNGNTTRVPMREILLGNIRANPSHPDPALNAFLRYVPSEFLQSLNLKLDREEWIDLINNGVESGYMESYRQQVEARLEDMKDVFALHPDKNGFFQHADVRTQKNLKTDLDALLIFGTSGNNPVHHRVNGSLKQLCVPCVLTALMQHNNFCLAGTVGHSNFRGQTCYLCMIHEDDPFRRMLLNTWFPGISDAEPKQYGWDRPAGADDLPTWIRPGKAGKEGVKEGASDVGLRRAVFYTPRHAFFDTEHDTGRCDLCGQTSDKLVRRYYWERYGHKLNTKGVTVRHPTQAVYTDEKNLTLPVNYNPSVWRNLGALVVKNFNSGKLKFDPAPLVAQFKGANNNESFLTLELMAFEANQAKLLNFHHDKLRLPVFAEDSDIRFFYENVERFTSAAAQMLNAFRRCGTADKQRKQIQLASVNDAHGTLTQRFGEETLSSLERFRAVFDPQDENEMVDRMKERLEKFGQEIRGEFEHICQKEYSWDNVKAQKKLAGQKHMLAGVLRKILNEFEGE; encoded by the coding sequence ATGTTTAATCCCATCTACGACCCTTTCTTCCCCTGCCGGACAAACGGCAACACCACGCGAGTTCCCATGCGCGAGATCCTGCTCGGCAATATCCGCGCCAACCCCTCCCACCCGGACCCGGCACTGAACGCCTTTCTCCGCTATGTGCCATCAGAATTTTTGCAATCCCTTAATCTGAAATTGGACAGAGAGGAATGGATCGATCTTATAAATAACGGTGTGGAATCCGGTTACATGGAAAGCTATCGGCAACAGGTTGAGGCCCGGCTGGAGGATATGAAGGATGTCTTTGCGCTTCACCCGGATAAAAACGGATTTTTCCAGCACGCGGATGTCAGAACCCAAAAAAATCTGAAGACCGACCTGGATGCTCTGCTGATCTTCGGCACATCCGGGAATAACCCGGTCCACCACCGGGTCAACGGCAGCCTGAAACAGCTCTGTGTTCCCTGCGTGCTGACAGCCCTGATGCAGCACAACAACTTCTGCCTTGCCGGAACCGTGGGCCATTCCAATTTCAGGGGGCAGACCTGCTACCTCTGCATGATCCATGAAGATGACCCGTTCCGGCGAATGCTGCTGAACACATGGTTTCCGGGCATCTCCGATGCTGAGCCAAAACAATATGGCTGGGACAGACCGGCTGGCGCGGATGATTTGCCCACATGGATTCGTCCGGGAAAGGCCGGAAAGGAAGGAGTTAAAGAGGGCGCGTCGGACGTGGGGCTGAGGCGGGCGGTTTTTTATACGCCACGCCACGCTTTTTTTGACACGGAACATGACACCGGCCGGTGTGATCTCTGCGGCCAGACTTCGGACAAACTGGTGCGGCGGTATTATTGGGAGCGGTACGGACACAAGCTCAACACAAAAGGCGTTACGGTTCGCCATCCGACGCAGGCCGTCTATACGGATGAAAAGAATCTGACCCTGCCGGTCAACTACAATCCTTCGGTGTGGCGGAATCTCGGCGCGCTGGTGGTAAAAAATTTCAATTCGGGAAAGCTGAAATTCGATCCGGCCCCGCTTGTGGCGCAGTTCAAAGGTGCAAACAACAATGAATCCTTTCTAACGCTTGAACTGATGGCCTTTGAGGCCAATCAGGCAAAGCTGTTGAATTTTCACCATGACAAACTCCGGCTGCCGGTATTTGCCGAAGACAGTGATATACGTTTTTTTTATGAAAACGTGGAACGATTCACATCGGCGGCCGCGCAAATGCTCAACGCTTTTCGGCGTTGCGGAACGGCGGACAAGCAGCGGAAGCAGATTCAGCTTGCCTCGGTCAACGACGCTCACGGGACGCTGACCCAGAGGTTCGGAGAGGAAACCCTGAGCAGTCTGGAGCGTTTCAGAGCGGTTTTCGACCCGCAGGATGAAAATGAGATGGTTGACCGGATGAAAGAAAGGCTGGAAAAATTCGGGCAGGAGATTCGCGGCGAATTCGAGCATATCTGTCAGAAAGAATATTCATGGGACAATGTGAAGGCCCAGAAAAAATTGGCTGGTCAGAAACATATGCTGGCAGGCGTGTTAAGAAAAATCCTGAATGAATTTGAGGGCGAATAA